One Pleurocapsa sp. PCC 7327 DNA segment encodes these proteins:
- a CDS encoding CoB--CoM heterodisulfide reductase iron-sulfur subunit B family protein, which produces MFRYAYFPGCVAQGACRELYMSTAVLTQALGIELVELKKAACCGSGTYKEDSQLLEDTVNARNIALAESLNLPLLTHCSTCQGVIGHVDERLKEAKENNPAYLEQVNEFLAKEHCSPYRGTSEVKHLLWALVGDYGLEQLQERVTKKLSGLNCAAFYGCYLLRAQKSIPFDNPFQPESMENVFRTLGANPIYYRGRTQCCGWPLSSYAATQAFKMAGAHIQEAIEAGADCMVTPCPLCHLNLDSRQPEVEKVIGKKLGLPVLHLPQLVALAVGIEPEKLGLNRHVVSTKPILEKLGF; this is translated from the coding sequence ATGTTTCGATATGCTTATTTTCCTGGCTGTGTTGCCCAGGGGGCTTGCCGCGAGCTGTATATGTCCACAGCAGTTTTGACACAAGCACTTGGAATTGAATTGGTCGAACTCAAAAAAGCGGCTTGTTGCGGTTCTGGAACCTACAAAGAAGACTCTCAGCTTCTAGAAGATACCGTCAACGCTCGCAATATTGCCCTAGCTGAATCCCTCAATCTTCCCTTGCTCACCCATTGCAGCACCTGCCAAGGAGTTATCGGTCACGTAGACGAACGCCTTAAGGAAGCGAAGGAGAATAACCCCGCCTACCTCGAACAAGTCAACGAGTTTTTGGCAAAAGAACATTGTTCTCCCTACCGAGGAACCAGCGAAGTCAAACACTTACTTTGGGCGTTGGTGGGCGATTATGGACTCGAACAGCTACAGGAAAGGGTTACCAAAAAGTTGAGCGGGCTTAATTGCGCGGCGTTTTATGGCTGTTATTTGTTACGGGCGCAGAAATCCATCCCCTTCGATAATCCGTTTCAACCAGAGTCGATGGAAAATGTCTTTCGTACTCTAGGAGCAAATCCGATTTACTACCGAGGACGGACTCAGTGTTGCGGTTGGCCCCTTTCTAGTTACGCTGCCACCCAAGCCTTCAAAATGGCGGGAGCGCACATCCAAGAAGCGATTGAAGCGGGTGCGGATTGCATGGTAACCCCTTGTCCTCTATGCCATCTCAATCTCGATTCCCGACAGCCAGAGGTTGAAAAGGTCATTGGAAAAAAATTGGGTTTGCCAGTGTTGCACTTGCCGCAGCTAGTGGCTTTGGCAGTGGGCATAGAACCTGAGAAACTAGGACTCAATCGCCACGTCGTCTCGACCAAACCCATTTTGGAAAAACTAGGATTCTAA
- a CDS encoding UPF0182 family protein, giving the protein MLWKRSFRLVALLLGLWLGLDLACSLGAEIFWFREVDYLPVYLLRLITKSVLWIAVFGVTASYLLVNLSLAQRLKYPNPSMGDFRKGRTEQQRRQWEKYSYQKTLHPPKPLRLHWLLSLLLSLGVLVGLMLLHYGQIVFSYWYPDPQQAHVTALIPARLRPETIWQLGSQLSSQGWYLVAIAGLAIAILIYPRFLLYAIAVVLSLLLGSILSEHWDKVLQYFRPTPFGASEAVFGTDISFYVFTLPVWELLELWLTGLTLYGFVAVLLVYLLSGDSLSQGRFPGFSKEQQRHLCGVGGCLMLVIAFGFWLSRYELLYSARGVSYGASYTDVTAQLPANTLLSILALAIALNQFWYALFSVRGASSRRLIFHELGIYLVLAIVIGAALPTAVQYLVVQPNELEREQPYIERTIALTRQAFALNNIDAQSFDPQGQLTQADLKANDLTIRNIRLWDQRPLLETNRQLQQIRLYYRFPDADIDRYSFAKEKPENKKTEQRQVLIAARELDYSAVPQQAQTWVNRHLIYTHGYGFTLSPVNTVAPGGLPEYFVKDIGVGEQGSLTVSSEAVRDAIPIGKPRIYYGQITNNYVMTGTSVRELDYPSGSENVYNTYDGRGGINIGSLWRRLLFAKYLNDWRMVVTPEFRPETKVLFRRNINQRIRAIAPFLRYDRDPYLVAADPQQPETEPPSYLYWIVDAYTTSDRYPYSDPVSEGINYIRNSVKVVIDTYHGSVDFYIADASDPIITTWSKIFPNLFKPLDAMPASLRRHIRYPVDFFKIQSEELMTYHMTDPQVFYNREDQWQIPTEVYGDKPQLVEPYYLITSLPTVPFEEFILLLPYTPRQRTNLIAWLAARSDGENYGRLLLYIFPKQRLVYGPEQIEARINQDPVISQQISLWNRQGSRTIQGNLLIIPIEQSLLYVEPLYLEATQNSLPTLVRVIVAYENRIVMAQTLEQSLQAIFEEEETPPPIVRPVEEPAAVP; this is encoded by the coding sequence ATGCTCTGGAAACGTAGCTTTCGATTAGTCGCGCTACTCCTGGGATTATGGTTAGGCTTGGATTTAGCATGCAGCCTGGGGGCAGAAATTTTTTGGTTTAGGGAAGTCGATTATCTGCCAGTTTACTTACTCAGGCTGATAACCAAAAGCGTGTTATGGATAGCCGTATTTGGCGTAACGGCTAGCTACCTGCTGGTCAATCTTTCCCTCGCGCAACGGCTTAAGTATCCCAACCCATCAATGGGCGATTTCCGAAAGGGTCGCACAGAACAACAGAGGCGGCAATGGGAGAAGTATTCTTACCAAAAAACGCTCCACCCCCCAAAACCTCTAAGATTGCACTGGCTGCTTTCCCTGTTGCTAAGTTTGGGGGTGCTAGTTGGGTTAATGTTGCTTCACTACGGTCAAATTGTTTTCAGTTATTGGTATCCCGATCCTCAACAAGCCCATGTCACCGCACTCATTCCCGCCCGACTTCGACCCGAAACCATCTGGCAGCTTGGAAGCCAATTAAGTTCTCAGGGTTGGTATCTCGTGGCGATCGCGGGGTTGGCGATCGCCATACTTATCTATCCTCGTTTCTTGCTCTATGCGATCGCGGTGGTGCTGAGTCTACTGCTGGGATCGATCTTATCCGAACATTGGGATAAAGTCTTACAATATTTTCGCCCGACACCTTTTGGGGCTAGCGAGGCTGTATTTGGTACAGATATCAGCTTTTATGTATTTACTTTGCCTGTATGGGAATTGCTCGAACTTTGGCTAACGGGATTAACGTTATATGGGTTCGTTGCCGTCCTTTTAGTTTATCTATTATCGGGAGATAGTCTCAGTCAAGGGCGTTTTCCTGGGTTTTCAAAGGAGCAACAACGCCATCTATGCGGAGTAGGCGGCTGTTTGATGCTAGTAATTGCCTTCGGCTTTTGGCTTAGTCGCTACGAATTACTCTATTCAGCGCGAGGCGTATCCTATGGCGCTAGCTATACCGACGTGACGGCACAGCTGCCAGCCAATACGCTCCTGAGTATCCTAGCGCTAGCGATCGCGCTTAACCAGTTTTGGTACGCGCTCTTTTCCGTGCGTGGGGCTTCTAGCCGCAGGTTGATCTTCCACGAACTGGGGATTTACCTAGTACTGGCGATCGTCATTGGCGCAGCCCTACCTACTGCCGTGCAATATTTGGTCGTCCAACCCAACGAATTAGAACGAGAGCAACCTTATATCGAGCGCACCATTGCCCTGACTCGACAAGCATTCGCTCTCAACAATATCGACGCCCAAAGTTTCGATCCCCAAGGACAACTCACCCAAGCGGATCTAAAAGCAAACGACCTAACGATTCGCAATATTCGCCTTTGGGATCAGCGACCGCTTCTAGAAACCAACCGACAGCTGCAACAAATCCGCCTCTACTACCGCTTCCCAGATGCCGATATCGATCGCTATAGCTTTGCTAAAGAGAAACCAGAAAACAAAAAGACCGAACAGCGACAGGTTCTGATCGCCGCACGGGAACTAGACTACAGCGCCGTGCCCCAGCAGGCTCAAACCTGGGTAAACCGTCACCTCATCTATACCCACGGTTATGGCTTTACCCTCTCTCCGGTGAATACAGTCGCTCCTGGCGGGTTGCCCGAATATTTTGTTAAGGATATCGGCGTGGGCGAGCAGGGTTCGCTGACGGTTTCTAGCGAGGCAGTGCGCGACGCGATTCCGATTGGCAAACCTCGAATTTACTACGGTCAGATTACTAACAACTATGTGATGACTGGAACCAGCGTCAGAGAGCTGGACTATCCCAGCGGCAGCGAAAATGTGTACAATACCTACGACGGTCGCGGTGGAATTAACATTGGCTCTCTATGGCGGAGATTGCTGTTTGCCAAATATTTGAATGACTGGCGAATGGTGGTTACGCCCGAATTTCGACCTGAAACGAAAGTTTTGTTCCGGCGCAACATTAATCAGCGCATTCGCGCGATCGCGCCTTTTCTTAGGTACGATCGCGACCCTTATCTAGTCGCAGCCGATCCGCAGCAGCCCGAAACCGAACCTCCAAGCTATCTCTATTGGATCGTCGATGCCTATACGACCAGCGATCGCTACCCCTATTCCGATCCTGTCAGTGAAGGCATCAACTATATTCGCAATTCCGTCAAAGTAGTCATCGATACCTACCACGGCTCCGTTGACTTCTACATTGCCGATGCCAGCGATCCGATTATTACCACCTGGTCGAAGATTTTCCCCAATCTATTCAAACCGCTCGATGCCATGCCAGCTAGCCTCCGCCGCCACATTCGCTATCCTGTCGATTTCTTCAAGATTCAATCTGAGGAATTGATGACCTACCATATGACCGATCCCCAGGTTTTCTACAACCGGGAGGATCAGTGGCAGATTCCCACTGAAGTCTACGGCGATAAACCTCAGTTGGTCGAGCCATATTACTTAATTACCAGTTTGCCAACCGTTCCTTTTGAAGAATTTATTTTGCTTCTCCCCTATACCCCCCGGCAACGAACGAATTTAATTGCTTGGCTGGCAGCGCGTTCCGATGGCGAAAACTACGGTAGATTATTGCTGTATATCTTTCCCAAGCAGCGTCTGGTTTATGGACCCGAACAAATCGAGGCTCGGATTAACCAAGATCCGGTCATTTCTCAACAAATTTCACTCTGGAATCGCCAAGGTTCTAGAACCATTCAGGGCAATCTTTTGATAATTCCGATCGAGCAATCTCTGCTTTATGTAGAACCGCTCTATCTGGAAGCCACTCAGAATAGCTTGCCAACGCTAGTCAGGGTAATCGTCGCCTACGAAAACCGCATCGTCATGGCACAAACCCTCGAACAGTCATTACAAGCGATTTTTGAGGAAGAAGAAACACCTCCTCCTATCGTCCGTCCCGTCGAGGAGCCAGCCGCAGTCCCGTAA
- a CDS encoding universal stress protein produces the protein MRSDFPFTKLEEAPPSKNVVSLTDDLSEVILMFNKILVALDCSETSKRAFDKALALAKATNASLLLLHVLSPTDKEYPAPVDEGMYSSTRRLAWKYYTHKWEEFQQKRFDFLRSLAEQANNLGISAEVAQTLGNPGRIICEVARNWQADLIVVGRRGRRGLCELLLGSTSNYVIHHAHCSILTVQGQVEPAVDPCQENTLATVM, from the coding sequence ATGCGATCGGATTTCCCCTTCACTAAGTTAGAGGAAGCGCCGCCATCAAAAAACGTAGTATCTCTAACCGACGACCTAAGCGAGGTCATTCTTATGTTTAACAAAATTTTAGTTGCCTTAGATTGTTCTGAAACTAGCAAGCGCGCGTTTGATAAAGCATTAGCGCTAGCCAAGGCGACCAATGCTTCCTTGCTGCTACTGCATGTTTTATCTCCAACCGATAAAGAGTATCCAGCTCCTGTTGATGAGGGCATGTATTCAAGCACGCGCAGGTTAGCGTGGAAATACTATACGCATAAGTGGGAAGAGTTTCAGCAAAAAAGATTTGATTTTTTGCGATCGCTTGCCGAGCAGGCAAATAATCTTGGTATATCAGCCGAAGTAGCCCAAACTTTGGGCAATCCAGGTCGAATCATTTGTGAAGTAGCGCGAAATTGGCAAGCCGATTTGATTGTCGTTGGTCGTCGAGGTCGCAGAGGACTCTGCGAACTCTTACTAGGCAGTACTAGCAATTATGTCATTCATCATGCTCACTGTTCGATTTTGACGGTTCAAGGACAGGTCGAGCCAGCTGTCGATCCTTGTCAGGAAAATACCTTAGCTACCGTAATGTAA
- a CDS encoding NirD/YgiW/YdeI family stress tolerance protein, which yields MNRKIFVASIALASISALTIPAFVGAQTTRIEELQQRSRSITVSGEVRSVVGNDFVLDDGSGEIIVDAGPRWWPEIDIQPGEQVTVTGEMSKKSGEFNAFSITRADGSTIEIRPADGPPPWAGRPNRDRPEPAKPRR from the coding sequence ATGAATCGGAAAATTTTTGTAGCTTCAATCGCGCTAGCCTCAATTTCTGCACTGACAATTCCAGCTTTTGTAGGGGCGCAAACTACCCGAATTGAAGAGCTACAACAGCGTTCCCGTAGCATAACCGTATCTGGTGAAGTTAGGTCGGTTGTTGGCAATGATTTTGTTCTCGACGACGGTAGCGGAGAAATCATTGTCGATGCCGGACCGCGCTGGTGGCCCGAGATCGACATCCAACCGGGCGAACAGGTAACTGTGACTGGTGAAATGAGTAAGAAAAGTGGTGAGTTTAACGCTTTTTCGATTACCCGCGCTGACGGTTCTACAATTGAAATTCGTCCTGCCGACGGTCCGCCGCCTTGGGCAGGGAGACCTAACCGCGATCGTCCCGAACCTGCAAAACCAAGACGGTAA
- a CDS encoding acylphosphatase: MSEKIIRAHVLVSGLVQGVGYRYSTVDRAEKLGLNGWVRNLPDGRVEAVFEGEKAAVEEMIRWCRRGPSAAVVQNVTVEMGEPEGLRGFGVKR, from the coding sequence ATGTCGGAGAAGATAATCCGCGCCCATGTTTTGGTTTCTGGACTCGTTCAAGGGGTTGGGTATCGCTACTCAACCGTAGATCGGGCAGAAAAATTAGGACTTAATGGCTGGGTGCGCAATCTTCCCGACGGCAGAGTGGAAGCTGTTTTTGAAGGAGAAAAAGCGGCAGTCGAAGAAATGATTCGCTGGTGCCGTCGGGGACCGTCGGCTGCTGTCGTTCAAAATGTTACTGTCGAGATGGGCGAACCAGAAGGATTGAGAGGATTTGGAGTAAAAAGATAA
- a CDS encoding adenosine deaminase — MALYADLHRHLGGSVVPRILWRYFQRHSPELAQRFPRYREFEEFYTRERNTLDEYLELHTLVESVQTEQTLPYFIYRLIRGAYIFENLAYLELRYTPYLRTSEKFSQFERIEQMRTIVEIVGKASQVKEYPIVTSQILCMHSRLPYEVNKAIVDLAADMRDYVCAIDVAGGDAHYAQRLDEFVGLYEYARSLGLNTTGHLYETTDGCYPELLPYLMRIGHGIQIPLLYPELLKEIARYNQCLEICPTTYLKTGTLDSLYELKVVFDRCFEAGVDLAICTDNAGLHNVRLPFEYENLLTQDVIDFKQLQACQDAAFRHAFAWPYGQRPATLLMGLLQETYSEDEEDSLLPL, encoded by the coding sequence GTGGCTCTATATGCCGATCTACACCGTCATTTGGGGGGATCTGTCGTTCCGCGCATTCTCTGGCGATACTTTCAACGCCATAGTCCCGAGCTAGCGCAGCGATTTCCCCGATATCGAGAGTTTGAAGAATTTTACACCCGCGAACGCAATACTCTAGATGAGTATTTAGAATTGCATACTCTAGTAGAAAGCGTTCAAACCGAACAAACTCTGCCTTACTTTATCTATCGCCTGATTCGGGGAGCCTATATCTTTGAGAATTTGGCGTATCTAGAATTGCGTTATACCCCTTATCTGCGTACTTCCGAGAAATTCAGCCAATTTGAGCGCATCGAACAAATGCGAACCATTGTTGAGATTGTCGGGAAGGCAAGTCAGGTAAAAGAGTATCCCATTGTTACCAGTCAGATTCTCTGCATGCACTCGCGGCTACCCTATGAGGTCAATAAAGCAATCGTCGATCTAGCAGCCGACATGAGAGATTACGTCTGCGCGATTGACGTGGCAGGCGGAGATGCTCACTATGCCCAAAGATTAGACGAATTTGTCGGATTGTACGAGTACGCGCGATCGCTCGGTCTCAACACCACGGGTCATCTTTATGAAACAACCGATGGCTGCTATCCCGAACTGCTTCCCTATTTAATGCGAATCGGACACGGCATTCAAATTCCCTTACTGTATCCAGAGTTATTAAAAGAAATCGCTCGGTATAATCAATGTCTGGAAATCTGCCCGACGACCTATCTGAAAACGGGGACTTTAGACAGTTTATACGAACTGAAAGTCGTCTTCGATCGCTGTTTTGAAGCGGGGGTAGATCTTGCCATCTGTACCGACAACGCTGGGTTGCATAACGTGCGTTTGCCATTTGAGTACGAAAATCTGCTCACGCAAGACGTAATCGATTTCAAACAATTACAAGCTTGTCAGGATGCAGCCTTTCGTCATGCCTTTGCTTGGCCTTATGGTCAGCGTCCTGCTACCCTATTAATGGGGTTGCTGCAAGAGACTTACTCAGAAGATGAAGAGGATAGCTTGTTGCCGCTCTAA
- the gltX gene encoding glutamate--tRNA ligase: MTVRVRIAPSPTGNLHIGTARTAVFNWLFARHHGGKFILRIEDTDLERSRPEYTENIKSGLIWLGLNWDEGPFFQTQRLDLYRQAIQTLLDKGLAYRSYTTPEELDKMREEQIARKQAPRYDNRDRNLTEEQRAEFEAQGRKPVIRFKIEDDREIAWNDLIRGKVVWKGRDLGGDMVIARAAEKEGEAFGQPLYNLAVVVDDIDMQITHVIRGEDHIANTPKQILLYEALGATVPEFAHTPLILNQEGRKLSKRDGVTSIDDFKKMGFLPEAMANYMTLLGWTPPDATQEIFTLSEAAEQFSLERVNKAGAKFDWNKLDWLNSQYLHKMPADKLVDLLIPYWQEAGYQFDPESDRAWLEQLTALIAGSLTRLADAPKESRLLFGESVKYSDEAISQLKLAGVAEVIKAVLEAIQPDLSEANAKEIVDRVTKAQNVKKGLVMKSLRAALMGELQGPDLIQSWLLLNQKGWDKSRLQQALSQI, from the coding sequence GTGACGGTTAGAGTTCGCATCGCGCCCAGTCCGACAGGCAATTTACACATTGGGACAGCCAGAACGGCAGTCTTCAACTGGCTATTTGCCCGCCATCACGGCGGGAAGTTTATTCTGAGGATAGAAGATACGGATTTAGAGCGATCGCGCCCAGAATATACTGAAAACATCAAATCGGGACTGATTTGGCTAGGGCTGAACTGGGATGAAGGGCCGTTTTTCCAAACCCAACGCCTCGATCTCTATCGCCAAGCAATTCAAACGCTTCTCGATAAAGGGTTAGCCTATCGCAGTTATACCACACCCGAAGAACTCGATAAGATGCGAGAAGAGCAAATCGCAAGAAAACAAGCCCCTCGTTATGATAATCGCGATCGCAACTTAACCGAAGAACAACGAGCAGAATTTGAAGCCCAGGGACGCAAACCCGTGATTCGCTTCAAAATAGAAGACGATCGCGAGATTGCTTGGAACGATTTAATCCGGGGTAAAGTTGTCTGGAAAGGTAGGGATCTCGGCGGCGATATGGTGATTGCCCGCGCTGCCGAGAAGGAAGGGGAAGCATTCGGTCAGCCTCTTTACAATCTAGCGGTAGTCGTGGATGACATCGATATGCAGATTACCCACGTCATCCGAGGCGAGGATCACATTGCCAATACCCCAAAACAGATTTTGCTCTACGAAGCATTAGGGGCAACCGTACCGGAATTTGCCCATACGCCACTTATTTTGAATCAAGAAGGGCGTAAGCTATCCAAGCGCGATGGGGTGACTTCTATCGATGATTTCAAGAAAATGGGTTTCTTGCCCGAAGCAATGGCAAATTATATGACCTTGCTTGGTTGGACGCCGCCGGATGCAACTCAGGAAATCTTTACTCTCTCCGAAGCAGCAGAACAATTCAGCCTAGAGCGAGTCAATAAAGCTGGGGCAAAATTTGACTGGAACAAGTTAGATTGGCTCAACAGTCAATACCTTCATAAAATGCCAGCCGATAAATTGGTTGACTTGCTGATTCCCTACTGGCAAGAAGCAGGATATCAATTCGATCCCGAAAGCGATCGCGCTTGGTTAGAACAACTAACAGCATTAATAGCAGGAAGTTTGACTCGCCTAGCCGATGCCCCCAAGGAAAGTCGCTTGCTGTTTGGAGAGTCGGTTAAGTATAGCGATGAAGCTATCTCTCAGTTAAAGCTAGCCGGGGTAGCCGAGGTTATCAAAGCCGTACTAGAAGCAATTCAACCCGATCTCAGCGAAGCGAATGCTAAAGAAATCGTCGATCGCGTTACAAAAGCCCAAAACGTGAAAAAAGGATTGGTGATGAAATCGCTGCGGGCAGCATTGATGGGAGAATTGCAAGGTCCCGATCTGATTCAATCTTGGCTGTTGCTAAATCAGAAGGGCTGGGATAAAAGCCGCTTGCAACAAGCGCTAAGCCAGATTTAA